DNA from Arvicola amphibius chromosome 13, mArvAmp1.2, whole genome shotgun sequence:
GAGTAACTGAGGATATCCCTAAAACCATGTGCTTCTCACAAGGGAGAGGGATTGAGGTGAGGAGGCGGCAGAGAGGGTGAAGCCCAGTTCTTATGCTACTCAGTCCAGCTCAGGGTGCTCAGGAGCACACTCTTCCGAAGATTCCCCTCATGGAGCTTGATTTTTGCCAAGCCTGTATCACTCTTGAGAGTATGAAGAAAGATAGAGACCTTCCAACAGCAAATACCCACACATTTGTGCACATACCATTAAATGCCTATGTGCTGATGTGCATCCATGAACCTGGTTTAAGAATTCCTGCATCGGCTCTCGGACCAGGCGGCCTCAGGGGTGAGCAACGCAGCCATGGCCAAGATTAAGGCTCGGAACCTGCGCggcaagaagaaggaggagctgCTAAAACAACTGGACGACTTGAAGGTGGAGCTGTCCCAGCTTCAAGTCGCCAAGGTGACAGGTGGCGCCGCGTCCAAGCTCTCCAAGATACGAGTTGTCCGCAAATCCATCGCCCGTGTTCTCACCGTCATTAACCAGACTCAGAAGGAAAACCTCAGGAAATTCTACAAGGGCAAGAAGTACAAGCCTCTGGACCTGCGACCCAAGAAAACTAGAGCCATGCGCCGCCGGCTCACCAAGCAcgaggagaagcagaagacaaAGAAGCAGCAACGAAAGGAGAGGCTGTACCCGCTGAGCAAGTATGCGGTCAAGGCCTAATGGAAGGGCAATAAAGTACaagactggcaaaaaaaaaaaaaaaaaaaaaaaaaaaaaaaaaaaaaaagaattcctgcaTCAACACAGTTATCAAATGCACGTGCTTCACATGATTGACGGAATGTACACGGCAGAAAATGACTGAgatgtcctggctgtcctggaactcactctgtagaccaggctggctttgaactcacagagatccttctgcttctgcctcctgagtgctgggattaaaggcctgtgccaccaccacctggctcaatttTTTTATAGCTTTTTAATTTTCCACTCAGGTAGCCTGGGATGGCCTGAATTCATTATATAAcctagctggctttgaactctcaatcttcttgcctctgaggcTCAAATAGCTAGTTAATCTGTTTAATacctctttttttgagacaggttttctctgtagctttggagcctgtcctggaactagctctgtagaccaggctggcctcgaactcacagagatccgcctgtctctgccccctcaaatgctgggattaatggcctgCACCACCATCGTCCGGCCTGTTTAATACCTTTTACCATCACTAGACATTCCAGCAGGAAGAATTTCTTGTATTGGTTCTCTCCTCAGCTTCTATCGGTGCTAGGATATAGCTCTCTTGAGTAggggcctcgaacttgcagattGTAACAGGCCTTGGGCTTCATCTCCAGAACCACTAACACAACAACGCGGCTTGTTTTCACTACACGTTCATAcacaactttaaagaaaaactgaatgGAGAAATGAACAAATGGAGTCTAGGCAACTGTACCCCCTCCATCCACTGGTGATCCTAATATTTAAATAAACGGCCATGTGATTGCCTTTTGTCGTTGAGTGTCTTGCTTATTGTTGTTCTAATTAAAGGCATTTTTTTATGCTGGTGATTGAACCAAGGGCCCCTTGTGCAGATAACATGCTACGAAGCTACACCCCAGCCAGAATTATACTTAGTTCACTTGTTTGTGTGTTCGTGTATTAATAGATTCGATCGCCAAGCACTCTCTCAGCAGCAGATCTGTTTCCTGTATTCCAAAGAGGTGGTGGGGGCATATCTAGAGGGAAGCACTAGTCACAGAGTAGAGGGCTGAGCTTGCAGTTTCGCGGTGTGTCCAGCAGAGGGCGATGCTGAAACGCGGGCTGCCGTAAGCGCAGGCGCAGTGCAGGGTGGGGCTGGGAACGCCGAATGCGGTCCCCAAAGCTGAAGGTAGGAAGAGTGAACACATCTGTTGGATGCTTTCCAACTGCTGGACGGAAAAGCCCAGCAGAACGCGAAGAAAGTCAGAAGGCTCTGGA
Protein-coding regions in this window:
- the LOC119800479 gene encoding 60S ribosomal protein L35-like translates to MAKIKARNLRGKKKEELLKQLDDLKVELSQLQVAKVTGGAASKLSKIRVVRKSIARVLTVINQTQKENLRKFYKGKKYKPLDLRPKKTRAMRRRLTKHEEKQKTKKQQRKERLYPLSKYAVKA